From a region of the Pseudomonadaceae bacterium SI-3 genome:
- a CDS encoding cytochrome C, which translates to MKTHTTALLLMSLAFPVLADDIAMEDQSQILTGAGDPASSKYFQPPKESELPDNAYGQLVQQGRAIFVDTKTHAPDYVGNGLACANCHLEQGRKANSAPLWAAYTMYPAYRKKNDKVNSYAERLQGCFQFSMNGKAPEADGPVIAALSAYSYWLATGAPTAQELPGRAYPEVPQPEGGYDLAKGEQVYDAQCAVCHGPNGEGQKSGDLYVFPPLWGADSFNWGAGMHRINTAAAFIKENMPLGKGGTLSDEDAWNVAAFMNSHERPQDPRLVDGSVEKTRDKYHANDGVNLYGETVNGKMLGKGI; encoded by the coding sequence ATGAAGACCCATACAACCGCACTGCTGTTGATGTCATTGGCCTTCCCGGTGCTCGCGGACGACATCGCGATGGAAGATCAGTCGCAGATCCTGACCGGGGCCGGTGATCCCGCTAGCAGCAAGTACTTCCAACCGCCAAAGGAAAGCGAACTGCCTGACAACGCCTACGGGCAACTGGTACAGCAAGGTCGGGCCATATTCGTCGATACCAAGACGCATGCGCCCGACTATGTGGGCAACGGCCTAGCCTGTGCGAACTGCCACCTCGAACAGGGCCGGAAAGCCAACTCTGCACCGCTCTGGGCCGCCTACACCATGTACCCGGCGTACCGAAAGAAGAACGACAAGGTGAATAGTTATGCCGAGCGCCTTCAGGGCTGTTTCCAGTTCAGTATGAACGGCAAGGCACCCGAGGCTGACGGCCCCGTTATCGCCGCGCTTTCAGCCTATTCATACTGGCTTGCAACCGGAGCACCCACGGCGCAAGAGCTACCAGGTCGGGCCTATCCGGAAGTGCCACAACCCGAAGGCGGATACGACCTGGCAAAGGGAGAACAGGTCTACGACGCACAATGCGCCGTCTGTCATGGGCCGAACGGGGAAGGACAGAAGTCTGGTGACCTTTATGTATTCCCGCCACTATGGGGGGCGGACTCGTTCAACTGGGGTGCAGGCATGCATCGGATCAACACAGCCGCGGCGTTTATCAAGGAAAACATGCCACTGGGCAAAGGCGGCACCCTGTCAGACGAAGACGCTTGGAACGTGGCGGCATTTATGAATAGCCACGAGCGACCGCAAGACCCGCGCCTGGTCGATGGCTCAGTCGAGAAAACCCGTGATAAATACCATGCCAATGACGGCGTGAACCTTTACGGCGAAACCGTTAACGGCAAGATGCTAGGTAAGGGGATCTGA